The genomic DNA TTCCACTTGGCAATGACCGGAATGTAGCGGTGCATCTCGCCATACACCTCAATAGCCTTCACCACGCGCTGGTCGTAGGCCTTGAGGCCGCAGTTGAAATCGTGCAGTTGAATGCCCGAAATCGCCCGCGTCGCCCCATTAAAGAGCTTAGTCGGAATAGTTTTCGACAGCGGGTCATAGCGCTTCTGCTTCCAGCCACTTACCAAGTCATAATCGTCTTCGATTATCATGCGGTATAGCTCCGGCAGCTCCTCGGGCGAGTCCTGCAGGTCGGCATCCATTGTGAACACAACCCGGCCCCGCGCCGCCTCGAAGCCCACGTTGAGCGCCGCCGACTTGCCGTAGTTGCGGTTGAAACGAATGCCGCGCAGGGCCATATCCTGGCCCGCCAGCGCCTCAATTACCAGCCATGAGTCGTCGGTCGAGCCATCGTCAATCAAAATCACTTCGTACGAAAGTCCCCGCGCCGTGAGCACCCGCTGAATCCAGCGCGTCAGCTCGGGTAAAGACTCCGCTTCGTTGAGCAACGGAATGACGATGGACAGTTCCACCGGAAAGCTGGCAGTTAGTTTATTCAAACTCAGGCTTCGGATTTTTAACGAATGCGGAAGCTATCAGGCTCACGAGAAAACCCATGAAAAGGGTACCTAATATTACAAAAACAAGCAGTATTGGGCCACTGGTGAATTTTGAGGATAACGCCATTGCCTGGTCAATCTGCGCATCTGACATCGTACCCTTAGCTTCCATATCAGCCCGTGCTTTGTCCATTGCCCGCGTCATCGTCTCCGGGTCAATAAAAGTGGTATACACATACACGAACGCTGCACTCAGCACGCCCACCACTACCGAAACCAACGCCCCAATAATAAGGCCCTCCCCGTAGCTCATAAAGCCTCCGTTAAGCTGCTTGTATTCGCGCTGCGCCAGCACAATGCCCACAATCAGCACCACACTGGTAATGAAGCGCAGATAACTATTTTGCTCCAGATGTAGCGCATACAGGCCGAAGGAAATAATAATACTCACAAGGCCTGTCAGCAGGCCGTAGCGTATTCCTATCGCCGAAGGCGTAACTACTACTGTATTAGTTGGTTCCATCATAAAACGAGTAAACAGGTTGGAAAATACGCTATTCCCGAAAGTATATTCCGCCCGGAAAAGCGAGTAAAAGGCCAAATAACAACACAAGTGAGAAATTTCCAACGGCCATATCGCTGACCGTCAGATTAGCTACTTTCTGCAGCTGCTGCTTTTCCAGCGTAGCATTGTGCTTTTCCTTGGGTATTTCGGCATGTTGCATCTGCACTATCTCCAGCGCTTCGGCCCGGTGCCGGGCCAGAACGGTTTCGCCCACACCACTGGCCAGCCCCACCACACTCGCCGCCGAGATGAGCGCCGCCAGCAACGCCGTCAGCCCGCCCACGGCCATTGCCCGGCCCAGTCCGGGCTTACTGGGGGCCGACTGCCGCCGCAGCAGCCACTGGCTACCGACTACTGCCAGCGGCACTAGTAGCTGCGCAAGCATTTGCTTAGGCCCAAATGCATTATTGCCAGTCAGTTGCAAAATGAGCATCCAGAGGCCGCATACGGCCCCTACCCCCACCCCAAAGCGTAAAGCCAACCGCACAAGCAGCCCCGAGGCTGGGGCGGCGGTAGATGCCGGCTCATTTAATGAATCTACTGATTGCATATTCTACGAATCGACCGGCAAGATACGGCGGCTAGTCTTGCCCCTAGACTTAACCCGCTATGGCCCGCGGCCCTATCCCCCGCTGCCGCCCAAACCGCAACAGCAATGCTTCGGCCAGCAAGCTAACCAGCACCAACATCAGGCAGTAGCGCCACAGCGGCTGGCCCGTTTGCTGACTACCGTAGCGAGCCAGCGCCTCAGGCTGGGCACCCGTGTCCAGTACGCGCACATTCGGCTGGTTAGGCCCGATGAGCTGCCGCAGCTCCGCAACCGAATATGCGGCCAATTCTGACTCGCGCTTGGGTACGTTGAAAGCCAGCGTTGTTACTAGCTTGCCCCCTTGCGTCAAAGCATAGAAACCAGCTTTAGCCAAGCCGACGGGTATTCCCAAATGCAGCTGCCCACCCTGCATGCGCTGCGCCGGAATGTAAGTAAGGCTATCGTGCTCCAGCCGGTAATTGGCCTCGCCGGAAGCGTTTTTACCATCTTGAGAGGGCACAGCTAAGGTTAAGGCATTAGTATCCAGCCGATAGGCTGGCTGCTGGTCGGCATGGTAGCTTAACATTGCCAGCCGATA from Hymenobacter psoromatis includes the following:
- a CDS encoding glycosyl transferase family 2 is translated as MELSIVIPLLNEAESLPELTRWIQRVLTARGLSYEVILIDDGSTDDSWLVIEALAGQDMALRGIRFNRNYGKSAALNVGFEAARGRVVFTMDADLQDSPEELPELYRMIIEDDYDLVSGWKQKRYDPLSKTIPTKLFNGATRAISGIQLHDFNCGLKAYDQRVVKAIEVYGEMHRYIPVIAKWNGFKKIGEKVVQHQERKYGVTKFGLERFIYGFLDLASITFVGKFRRRPMHFFGTLGTLSFFFGTVLTLWLVGEKAWLAWHNLRARDVTDQPLFFLALVAVIVGMQLFLAGFLGELVQLNGPKRNDYLVREKLR